A window of the Hordeum vulgare subsp. vulgare chromosome 5H, MorexV3_pseudomolecules_assembly, whole genome shotgun sequence genome harbors these coding sequences:
- the LOC123397848 gene encoding glycosyltransferase BC10-like yields MQAGGGAAAVVVDGKDVHATPARAAPRSFSLLRPVLLSAVLATGFLAAALLMFLGGASSYYRLPRLAVPDALRPAPACHKQRGEEGQEGGAAERWWARPPASSAWHNMSEEELLWAASFEPRAQHRRPHRHGTPKVAFMFLTRGPLPLAPLWERFFNGTGAEGGRERLFSVYVHTTPGYRLEFPPSSPFHRRQVPSKATRWGDANVVDAERRLLANALLDFNNERFVLVSESCIPLYPLPVVHAYLTRSRDSFVGAFDEPSQHGRGRYRVGLAPDVTLAQWRKGAQWFEMDRHLAVFVIADDRYYPRFRNECRAPCYVDEHYLPTVLSIVAPEQIANRTITLVDWSRGGAHPATFGAPDVTEDFLGRLVGKKGSPERCMYNGQPIEVCFLFARKFAPAALPQLLSLSSKILGY; encoded by the exons ATGCAGGCAggaggaggagcggcggcggtggtggtggacggCAAGGACGTGCACGCGACGCCGGCGAGGGCGGCGCCGAGGAGCTTCAGCCTCCTCAGGCCGGTGCTCCTCTCGGCGGTGCTCGCCACGGGCTTCCTCGCCGCGGCCCTGCTCATGTTCCTCGGCGGGGCCTCCTCCTACTACCGCCTCCCGAGGCTGGCCGTGCCGGACGCGCTGCGCCCAGCGCCGGCGTGCCACAAgcagcgcggggaggagggacAGGAAGGCGGGGCGGCGGAGCGGTGGTGGGCGCGGCCACCGGCGAGCAGCGCGTGGCACAACATGAGCGAGGAGGAGCTGCTGTGGGCGGCGTCGTTCGAGCCCCGCGCGCAGCACCGCCGACCGCACCGGCACGGGACGCCCAAGGTGGCCTTCATGTTCCTCACCCGCGGCCCGCTGCCGCTGGCGCCGCTGTGGGAGCGCTTCTTCAACGGCACCGGCGCGGAAGGAGGCAGGGAGCGGCTCTTCTCCGTCTACGTGCACACCACGCCGGGGTACCGCCTCGAATTCCCGCCGTCGTCGCCGTTCCACCGCCGGCAGGTGCCCAGCAAG GCGACACGGTGGGGCGATGCGAACGTGGTGGACGCGGAGCGGCGGCTGCTCGCGAACGCGCTGCTCGACTTCAACAATGAGCGCTTCGTCCTCGTCTCCGAATCCTGCATCCCGCTCTACCCGCTCCCGGTGGTTCATGCCTACTTGACCCGGTCCCGAGACAGCTTCGTCGGCGCCTTCGATGAGCCGAGCCAGCACGGCCGAGGTCGGTACCGTGTTGGGTTGGCCCCGGACGTGACTCTCGCCCAGTGGCGCAAGGGCGCACAGTGGTTCGAGATGGACCGGCACCTAGCCGTGTTCGTGATCGCCGACGACCGGTACTACCCGCGGTTTCGGAACGAGTGCCGGGCGCCGTGCTATGTGGACGAGCACTACCTCCCCACCGTGCTGTCCATTGTGGCGCCAGAGCAGATCGCCAATCGGACCATCACATTGGTCGATTGGTCCCGTGGCGGCGCGCACCCGGCCACGTTTGGCGCCCCCGATGTGACAGAGGACTTCCTGGGGAGGCTGGTGGGGAAGAAGGGGAGTCCTGAGAGGTGCATGTACAACGGGCAGCCAATCGAGGTGTGCTTCCTCTTTGCAAGGAAGTTCGCCCCCGCTGCGCTGCCACAACTGCTCAGCCTTTCCTCCAAGATCCTTGGGTACTAG